The Haladaptatus paucihalophilus DX253 nucleotide sequence CGAGCGGTCTATCGGCCCGTTGGAGCAGTTCGGCGGCGTGCTCGACGGACCGCTCGTCCGGGTCGGGTCGCCGCACCCGACGGGTGAATTCGAGCGGTTCCGCGCTCGTTTCCTCGGCCGCGACGTCCTCCGGGAATTCGAGGTGCGTCGCGCCGGGTTTCTCGTATTCGGCGAGTTTGAACGCCTTGCGAACCGACTCGTTGATGGTTTCCGGGTCGGTCATCTGCGTGTTCCACTTCGTCACCGACCGGTAGGTGTGGAGCACGTCGAGCAGTTGATGGCTCTCCTTGTGCTGGCGCTCGAGTCCGGCCTGTCCGGTGATGGCGACGACGGGACTCTTGTCCAGATGTGCGTCCGCGACCCCCGTCAGGAGGTTCGTCGCGCCCGGCCCGAGCGTCGAGAGGCAGACGCCAGCACGTCCGGTCACCCGCCCGTGCACGTCGGCCATGAACGCCGCACCCTGTTCGTGTCGAACGGGGATGAACTCGATGTCGGAGTCGCGGAGCGAGAAGAGGACGTCGCCGAGTTCCTCGCCCGGCAACCCGAACACGTACTCGACGCCCTCCTGCTCCAGACAGTCCACCAGCAAGTCGGATGCTTTCATCGCCCGAAATACGAGGAAGAAGGATTAGTGCTTGGTGGCGGGTCAGCAGTTGACCGGCTTCACGCTATCGACGGCGAGCAGGCGACAGCCGCTTCCCGTCTCGGCTTCGAGGAGCAGGCTCCGGTCGCTCGAACACAGTTCGAGGTCACAGCTACAGAAGGTCAGTACTGTGTCGCCGTCGGCGTCGCCGTCCACGTTCTCGTTTTTCACGCGACACGCCGGTGCGGACCGCCCGTCGGTCTCCGAGAGCAGACCGTCGATGTCCGCACAGGAGATGTCTCGCCACTTCGGATTTCGGTACTTCTGACAGCGCCGCGATTCGAACGGTGCCCGGTCCGACGACGGAACCAGACGAACGCTCTCGGGTTTCACGTTCGGCCAGCCGATGTAGACCGTGACGGGTTCGTCCGCCCGCGCGTTCACCGTGTTCGGACAACAGCCGGGTTTCACGTCCATCCAACAGGTCTTACAGCAGTCCTCCGTCTCGTCTTGCGCACTCGCCTGCCCGACGAGCGAGGGGACGCCGAAAGCCACCCCGGCGGTGGCGAGGGCACCCCGTTTGAGGACGCGTCGTCTGCTCTGTGCGTGTCGTTTGGATTCCATGCGAATCGTTCCTGCATGGTCGCCCAACATGTTACCGTTTTTGTCCGTTTCAGAGAGGTGTTCGTCGAACCGTCGTTCCGTCGCTCGCCATCCGACCGAAATGGCATATCGACGACGGGGTTTATCCTCGTTCGGCCCGTGATACCCGTGCGAGGGGGTTTCGATGAGCCAACAGGAAGGGGAAATGGAGCGACAGGAGTCCGAAGAGGAAGTGGAACAGGCTGGAAGAGCGACCGAATCGTCGCCACAACAGCGCCGACTGGAGCGCAAGGCGCGGCGGCGACGGGAGCGCGAAGCCGAGGCGGAACGGGCCGCCGAATCGCGGGACGAGTCGGTTCACCTCAAGGTGTTCCGGTACGACCCCGACGTGCCCGAGAAGCAAAAGCCGCGGTTCGACCACTTCTACGTCCCGGACAAACGGGGGCTGACGGTCCTCGACGCGCTCATCTACGCCCGCGACCACTTCGATTCCACGCTGACGGTGCGCCACTCGTGTCGGCAAGCCATCTGCGGGAGCGACGCCGTGTTCATCAACGGGTCACAACGGCTGGCCTGCCAGACGCAGGTGTCCGACCTCGACAGCCCGGTGCAGGTCGAACCGTTGCCGCATCAGGAGGTCATCAAAGACCTCGTGGTGGAGATGGAGCACTTCTACGACCAGATGCACGCGGTCGAACCCTACTTCCAGACGGACGAGAAGCCGGACGACGACCTCGAAGAACAGCGCCAGTCCCGCGAGAACCGCGAGGAGATAAAGACGGCAACCCGGTGTATCTGGTGCGGTGCGTGCATGTCCTCGTGTAACATCGCGGCGGGCGACAACCGGTACCTCGGCCCGGCGGCCATCAACGCGGCGTACCGGTTCGCCATGGACGAACGCGAGGGCGAGTCCGTGACGGAACATCGACTGAACCTGATGGACCAAGAACACGGCGTCTGGCGCTGTCAGACGCAGTTCTCCTGTACCAACGTCTGCCCGAAGGACATCCCGCTGACACAGCACATTCAGGAACTGAAGCGGGAAGCGGTGAAGAAAAACCTCACGTTCTGGTAACGCCCGGTTCGGCGCGTCGTCCGTGCGTTCCGCGTTGCCGTCCGCCACTTGAGTTGTCGTGCTACGTCCCTTCTCGCGGAACGCTTCACATCGAATACAATTCAGGTCATAGATGGGACCCGTGTGTCCACGCAATAAATGACAAACGACCGAAACGAATTACTCCTTGCCTCCCGACCATTGTGTGATGGCAGCGCTTACCACATCATTGGCGCTCTCCATCCTGATGGGTGGGTTCCTTCTCGTCGTCCTCTACTTCATCCTCCAAGTCGAGGACTGGCGGTCGTACACACCCACCGGTGGGGGGTTCGGTCGCGGCGAAGAGCAGGGGGTCGGCTACGCGCAAAAGCCCTCGGGGATACTCCGTTGGCTGACGACTGTCGACCACAAGGATATCGGCATCCTGTACGGCGTCTACGGGTTGATAACGTTCGCTTGGGGCGGAATCGGCGCCCTGCTGATGCGAACCGAACTACTCTCGCCTGACACGATGTTCCTCCAGGCGCAGTCGTACAACGCGCTGATGACGACCCATGGCCTCACGATGTTGCTCCTGTTCGGGACGCCGATGATTGCGGCGTTTGCGAACTACTTCATCCCGCTCCTCATCGGGGCGGACGACATGGCGTTCCCGCGCATCAACGCCATCGCCTTCTGGTTGCTACCGCCCGCGGCGATACTCATCTGGATCGGCTTCCCACTCGGGGCAATCGGGTCGGGCATCCAACCGGCACAGACGAGTTGGACGATGTACACGCCGCTTTCCGTTCAGCAACCGAGTCCGGCGACGGATCTGATGCTTCTCGGTCTGCACCTCTCGGGCATCAGCACCACGATGGGGGCGATAAATTTCATCGCCACCATCTTCACCGAACGCGGTTCGAACATCGGGTGGGAGAACCTCGATTTGTTCTCGTGGACGATGGTCACGCAGTCGGGGCTCATCCTGTTCGCGTTCCCGCTGCTCGGCAGCGCCATCATCATGCTCCTGCTCGACCGCAACTTCGGGACCACGTTCTTCTCCCCACAAGGCGGCGGCGGTCCGATTCTGTGGCAACACCTCTTCTGGTTCTTCGGGCACCCGGAGGTGTACATCCTCGTCCTCCCGCCGATGGGGTTGGTCAGTCTCATTCTACCGCGCTTCGCGGGCCGGAAGCTGTTCGGATTCAAGTTCGTCGTCTACTCGACGTTGGCCATCGGCGTCCTCTCGTTCGGCGTTTGGGCCCACCACATGTTCGCAACGGGTATCGACCCACGTATCCGTCTCAGTTTCATGGCGGTGTCGCTGGCCATCGCGGTGCCCAGCGCCGTCAAGGTCTTCAACTGGATTACGACGATGTGGAACGGGAACATCCGCCTGACGGCACCGATGCTGTTCTCCATCGGGTTCATCCAGAACTTCATCATCGGGGGCGTGACGGGCATCTTCCTCGCGGCGATTCCGGTCGACCTCGTGCTCCACGACACCTACTACGTCGTCGGCCACTTCCACTTCATCGTGATGGGTGCCATCGGGGTCGCCCTGTTCGCGGCGTTCTACTACTGGTTCCCGATTTACAGCGGCAAGATGTACCAGAAGTCGCTCGCCCACTGGCACTTCTGGCTGACGATGATCGGAACGAACGTGACGTTCTTCGCCATGCTGTTCCTCGGCTACGGCGGCATGCCCCGCCGGTACGCGACCTATCTCCCGCAGTTCACGACGTGGCACCAGGTCGCCACGCTCGGTGCGTTCATCCTCGGTATCGGCCAGTTCATCTTCGTCTGGAACATCGTCCAGTCGTGGCTCGAAGGCCCGGCGGTCGAAAGCGGCGACCCGTGGGCGCTGGAGGAGGAAGGCATGCTTTCGCCCGAGTGGGTGTGGTTCGAGAACCGACGCGAAACCGCGCTCGCCGACGGTGGCGACGGCGATGGCGACGGACTGACGGACGGCGGTTCGGACGAGGCCACGGGAGGTGACGACTGATGGCCACCTACTCCGTCTTCGACCGCGAGACGCTGCTCGACATCGTGGTGAACATCGTTCCCCTCATCATCCTCGGGTTCTTCTTCGTCCTCTTCTTCGTAACGTCGCCGTATCCGCCGAACGAACTCTACCGCGTCCTCGGTCTGCTGTTGCTCGTCGTTCCGTTCGTCCTGCTCGGGCTGCTGACGTGGGTCGCCGCCCACTACGTCGGCTGATCGGTCGAGCGGTCCGCGGATGACCGCGACCGCCCGCCCCGCTCGTCGGTTTCACTTCCCGATAAGGGTTTCACGTCCCGATAAGTGCGGTGAGAACTGCCAAGAGCGCCGCACACGACATCACGACCGCGAGCAGGCCGAACGCGGCCGCGAACCCGGTCGTGTCGGAGACGACGCCGACGACGGCGGGCGCGAGCGCGCCGACGCCCATCAGCAGGGTACGGACCAACCCGAGGCCACCTCCGGCAACGTCGTCGGGAATCGTCGCCGCGAGGTACGCGCCGCGAATCGGACGGAATCCGTGACTGCCGATGCCGAGCGCGACGACGATACCGCCGAAGACGACGGCGCTCGCCGTCCCCGCGAGGGAAAGCGCCCCGAGCGCGCCCGCCGCGACGGCGAGGACGGCGACGGCGAGCGGAAGCCGCCCGATTCTGTCCGAGAGGTCGCCGGTGACGACCTGCACCAGACTCACGGCGAACAGGGCGCTGTAGACGAGCGACGCCGCCGACTCGGACAACCCGTGGTCGGTGAGATAGAGCGGGAGGAACGCGACGACGCCGTTGTACGCGAAGCTGAAACAGACGGTCACGCCGACGAATACCGTGAACCGACGGCTTCGAAAGAGGTCGAGATACCGCCGGAACGCGAGCGGGTTCGCGGAATCGTCTCCACCGGCGGAGTCACCATTCTCACCATCGTCCTCGGCGTCCGATGACCGCCGTGGGACGTACGCGAGGACGCCGCCGCCGAGCGCGAACCCCTCCACGGCACCCGCGAGAAAGAGCGCGTGCCAGTTTCCGGCGTCGGTCACGAGGACGACGGCCGCGGGTGCGGCCACGCCGCCGAACGCTCCGAGCGTGTCGAACAGGCCGAGCGCCCGGCCGGTTCTCGTCGGGTACTCCCGCGAGAGCAACCGAATCGAGACCGTCTTGTGGATGCCCGTCCCCACCCCGACGAGGAGCATACCGCCGACGAGCACCGCGAGCGGCGCGGCGACCCCGAGCACCAGCGCCCCTCCGGCGGCGACCGCGGCACCCGCCGCGATGACCCGCACCGCGCCGAACCGGTCGGCGAGGACGCCGCTGGGAAACTGCATGAGCGAGTAGCCGAGCATCGTGGCCGTGAACACCGTTCCGAGAAACGCGTTCGAGACGCCGAACTGGGTTCGAAAGGTGGGAAACAGCGCCGGAAGTGCGTACCGCAGGAACTTGGCGAGAAACCAGAGTCCGGCCGTCAACAGGAGCGTGTCGTAGTCGGCGACGCGCGAAAACCGACCGAACACTCGGGTTCCCATTCGCTCGTTGGTCGGTAGCGAACCGTCAAAAAGCGGACGGAAGCGGCGATGTGCGCCAACGGCTCGTGCGTAAAAACTATCATCTTTTGGTTGTCACGTCCCGTCGTGTCCCCAGATTCGAAACTCTCCAACGCGTTGAACACGTTCGACCGTACCCATCTCGGGGCGTTACTGCTGGTCGTCGGCATCGCCGTCGCGGGCTACGGCGTCTACGACTACACGCAACAATCCGACGCCGTGGCCGATGCAGTGACGGTGAACGCCACCATCACCGATACGGGCGTCGAACGCATCTCCAGGCGTCGTAGTTCCCCGGACTACAAGCCGACGGTCGCGTTCGACTATCGCTACCGCGGCGAGTCCTACACGGCACACAACATCTACCCCGCCACTATCACGCCGAGCTACGATACGAAATCGAAGGCTCGGTCTATCATCGATGGGTACGAGACGGGCGACTCGGTGACGGCATACGTATCCCCGGGGTCCCCGAGCGATGGATTTCTCGAAGCCGAAACGACGAACGAACCGCTGAAATTCGTGCTCCTCGCCGGCGGCGCGCTCATCCTCATCGGCGGCAAGCACGTCGTGGACGGCCTCGGGTGGACCTGACCCGGACGGGACCACCGAGAGTGGCTACGAACGCTTCTTCCGGTAACCGCTTCGACGATCAGTCGAGCGAAACCGTCACGCGCTCGCCGTTTCGCGCGGACTCGTAGGCCGCTTCGGTGAGCGCGGTCACGGCGAACGCGTCGCGGGCCGTCGCGGGCGGCGTCTTCCCGCTCTCGATGCAGTCGATGAACACGGCCGCCTTGTCCTCGCCCCGTTGCTGGTCGATGTAGGGCGAGACCGTCGTGCTGTCCTCCCGAATCTCGGTCAGCTGCCGCGGTTCCCACTGTCGTCCTTCGAGGTACACGGCCCCTTCGTCGTCCCAGACGTGGATGTGTTCGCGGACGCACGGCGCGTCGCTGAACACCGAGATGCTGGCCGAGGCACCGTTCTCGAACGCGACCGTGAGCTGTGCGCGCTCGTCCACGCGGTCGTCCTCGTCGGCGAACTTCATCTCCGCCTGCACCGACGTCGGCGTCAGCCCCGTCGTCCAGAGAACGGCGTCCACGAGGTGGCTTCCGGTGTCGTAGAGGTTGCCGCCGCCCGAGAGGTCGGGGTCGGTCCGCCACGTGTCCTCGAACCGGGAAATCCAGTCCTGCGTGATTTCGGCGCTGATAAACCGCGGCGTCAGTTCCGAGTCGGCCCACCGCTCGCGCGCCTCGACGAACGCCTCGTTCAAGTGGCGTTGATAGCCGACCATCAGCACCTGGTCGCTCGTCTCCGCTCGCTCCGCGAGTTCGCGCGCTTTCTCGCGGTCGGTCGTGAGCGGCTTGTCACAGAGCACGTGCAACCCGCGGTCGAGCGCGGCCGTTACCTGCTCGTAGTGGAAGGCGTGCGGCGTCCCGATGAGCACCGCGTCCAACTCCTCGGCGTCCAGCATCGCCTCGTACCGCTCGTACTGGGACCCCTGTCCGACGTAGAGCGCGTTTCCGGCCTCCGCTCGTGCCACCTCGCTCACGTCGGCGAGGGCGACGACCGTCGAGCGGGGGTCCTCCTCGAAGGCGCGTCCGACGGTCGTTCCGATGAATCCGCCGCCGATGACGCCGACGCGAAGTTTTTCCGGTGGTGATTGTCCTGACATAAGTAACTCTCTCGTGAATAAATTCGTCCGAATGGACGATACACGCGGCCGTGACTTATCTCTCACGGCTGTTTTCGGGCCGAATTCGGGGGTCGCGTTCGGACTCACTCACCCTCAGACGGGCATCGGTCCGCTCGTCTCCGGTCCCGACGGATACCACCCCTCGGACATCGCGAATATCGCCACCTCGTCGTTCTCGAACGCGAGGTGATACTGCGGCGACGAGAGCATCGTCGACATCATCTCCGGCGGTTGGTAGTGGCGCATCCCGCGAATCGTGTAGGTTTCCTTCGGGACGTAGATGTACTGCGGGTGTACCTGCATCCGCATCAGTTCCGTCGTCAGACAGTTGGCACTGTGACACCGAGATAGCTCGCGGAACTGATGGAGTTGATACTGGTACTGCTCGTGACCCTTCCACTCGACGCCCCACGGCCCGATGGCGATGGTCCTGTCCGTCTGCTGTGGGAACCACTCCGCGGCGTCGCCGAGCACCAGAAACTGTGCGGACGGGTCGGTGTGCTCGCCCGCCCACGTCATCGCCTCGACGTCGTTGTCGTTGACGAACTGCGGGAGGGACGGACTCCCGGCGTGGGCGTTCATCCCGCCCATCGCGTACAACATCCCGCCGCTGAGGCCGATGGTCGCCAGCAACACCACGGAAAACGTGACGATTTCGTTCCGTTCGGCGGACGAAGAGGTTTCCTTGACCCACCGGAAGATGCCGTCGAAGACGAATCGCGCGGTGATGAGCGCGCCGATGAGGAACACGAAACGCGCCTCGTCCATCGCCGCCGTGATGACGACTAACCACGCGGGGAGGAAGTACTCGCGTCGTCGAACGAGCCAGAGACATCCGATTGCCGGAAGCAGGTGCCACGCCGACAGGAACGGCGGTTCGTTGAGCTGCTGGCGTAGTAATCCCCGTAGCGCCGGAATGGCACCGCCGAGCCCGCCGTGGGTACCCGCGGCCCCGCTGAACACGGCGGTTCCGTGCATTGAGACGATCGACAGCCACCACGGGGCTGTGAGCACTATCCCGCCGAGACCGACGACCAACCCGTAGGCGAGCCCGCGTACGGACCGGTCGAACCGGACGTAGAGCACGAGAAAGCTGATGACGAAGAAGATGGTGTACATCGGATGCGTCAGCACCGTCAGCGCGAAGGTGACGAGCGCGGGGACGAGCCACCGGCGGTCGTGGTTCCGAAAGAGGTGCAACCCGGCGTAGATTCCGGTCAGCGAGAACAACATCGCGGGAGCGCGGACGATGCCCCCGGCCGAGATGTGCCACTGGAGCACCGGCGGGCTGACGGCGACGATGAGCGTGGCGAGCGAGGCTTGTGGCCGCGACCCGAACAGGTCCCGCGCGAGGAAGTACAGCGGGACGAGGTATGCGACCGAGACGAGGCCGGGAAGGTATCTGGCGATGGTGAACGCGCCGACTCGCGTCACGTCGAGGATGACGGCCAGGATGTAGAACATGAACGGCGGATACGCGAAAGGCACGCCGTCGGGCGTGTAGCCCGGAATCGTCTTCGGAAGGACGTAGCCGTTTTTCTGTATCTCCTCGGCGATGTGGAGGTACAGCCCCGCGCCGAAGGACGGATAGGGATGACTTCCGACGTAGAGATAGAGGACGCACACTCCGGCGATGAGCGCGGGGACGAGCCATGGCAGTTCGTAACTCAGTCCTCTCGATTCCTGCGCCGTTTTCGAATCCGTCTGATGACTAGCCATGGTTGTGTTGGGGGAAGCGGCCGCTCCGAGGCTGGCAGCGGCACTGGTCTCGTTCGGACGGAACTATCGCAGGATTCACTCTTTGTTATCCAGTGGCTATCGGCGGGATAGCAACGAATACTGACCGCGGAGTGAGGGTAGGTGCGAATTCCACCGACAGTAACACGAGGTTGTGAGTGCGTCGATTTCGGGACGGACGGTCCAAACGAGTTCGCTCCGTCGTCCCCGATTTGAAACGGTCGAAACAGTTCACGGAACCGTTCTCTCGTCCGAGAGGTTCCGCGACCGTCACTCGTAGCGGAGCGCGTCGATGGGGTTCGTGTGGGACGCGTCCCACGCCGGATAGAGTCCCGCGAGCACCCCGACGATGACGCCGACCACGACGGCGATACCGAACCACTCCGCCCTGAACGCGAGGGGGAGTCCGATGAGCTGGGCCGCGACGTAGCCGCCGCCGAAGCCGACGAGCGCGCCCAGCGCCGACCCGAACAGGCCGAGCAACACCGCCTCGAACAGGAACAACTGGAGGACATCGGTGTTCTGCGCGCCGACGGCTTTCATGATGCCGATTTCGCGGGTCCGTTCGGTCACGCTCACCAGCATGATGTTGGCGATGCCGATTGCTCCGACGATGAGCGAGATGAGGGCGATGCCGGAGATGTACGCCGTGAACGTGTCGCTGACCCGTTTGACCTGGCTGACCAGTTCCTCCTGCGTCGTCACCTTGAACTTGTAGTTCTCCGATTTCAGTTCGCTCGCGTCAGAGCCCTCGCCCAGGTACGTGTAGACGCGCCCCTGCACCGCGTCCACTTGGCCGGGATTGCCCGCGAGGACGAGTATCCGCCCGTACACGCGCTGGTTGCGGTCCGCCGACGGACTGTACACCGTCCGCTGGTAGAAGGGGTCCGTCGGTGCGAAGATTCGCGGGGTCGGGCCGCTGCTGATGCCAAGCGTGGTCTCGTCGGACGGTTCGACGATGCCCGTCACCGTCGCGTTGATCTCTTCCCCGTTGACGGCGCGCGTGACGGTGATGTTGTCCCCGACGGAGACGTTTCCGCCGCTGAACATCCGCGCGGCGGGGCGGTTCAGGACCACTTCGCGTTTCCCGCTCCGGAACGACCCGCCCGAGACGAATTGCTGGTTTTTCACGTCGAAGTAGGGCGGAGACGTGACGACGACCCACTGCCGACCGACCGTCGAGTTGTTGAACGCCACCGTGGAGGCGGCGATACCGCTCTCCGGAACGGCCGCTTCGACGCCTTCGAGCGACCGAATCCCGCCGAGGTCGTGCTCGGTGAAAATCGTTTGTCCGCCGCTACTCCCGAAGTTCGGAATCCCGCTCTGACTCGGCGACTCCGCCGAGACGTACATGGTCGCCGCGTTGCCGCCGGCGACCGTGTTGACGATATCCGCCTGCAAACTCGCGCCGAGCGTGACGAAGGTGATGACCGCCGCCACGCCGATGATGACGCCGAGCGTCGTCAGCGTCGAGCGCAGTTTGTGTTCGCGGATGTTTCGCCAACTGATTCGAACGCTTTCGAGAACGTTCATCCGCCCGTGTCTGTTAGCGTGTCAATCATTTTCTCATCTACCCGCACACGTCTACGGCGTCATCCGACAAAAGTCTATGACGGGAAATCCGGTCTTAACTGCCTGAAACGCCAAATTATACCGTATCCGGGGATTTTCACCGTTCGGCTTCGACCCCTCGTTTCACTCCTCCTCGTTCATCCGAACCGTCAGGACGGGGACCTCCGACAGGCGGACGACCTTTTCGGTGACGCTGCCGAGGAGGTACCGGTCGAGACCGCGGCGGCCGTGCGTTCCCATCACGATGCAGTCGATGTCGTTCTTGTCGGCGTAGTCCAGAATCACGCGGTGTGGCGTCCCGCGGAGTACCGTCGTTTCCACGTCCACACCCGCCTCGTTCGCCGCGGCTTCGACGTCCGAAACCGCGTCGGCGCACTCGTCTTCGAGTTCGTCGTAGAGGATGTCGGACCGAACGTCCGGCGGGACGATGGTTCGGTCGACGACCGATAGGACGTGTAGGCTCGCGCCGTAGGCGTCCGCGAGGTTGAGCGCCTGTTCGACCGCCTTGTCCGTGGACACGCTCCCGTCCGTTGGGAGCAGGATTCGCTCGTACATTTACCCTAGAATGGACGCTATCGACGCTCAAAATCATACTGGTCCGAACAGTTCGTCGGCCGTAACAGTTCTAATTCTCGGCATCTGATTATCGTGGGGTGGGAATCATCCGCGTTCTAATGCGGATGTCACACTTAGCTCGGATTAGGAGTGAGTATGCTCGACCCAACAACCGCAAGCCGTCTCCAGTTCGCACTGACGACTATCGTACATATCGTGTTTCCAGTGGTGAGTATGGGTCTCGCGCCGTTCCTCGTCTATTTCACGTGGAAGGAGGTACGGACGGGTGAGGCCATTTACGAGCAGCTACGGCGGTTCTGGGTTCGGATATTCGCGGTCAGCTTCGTCGTCGGCACCGTCACCGGACTGGTGTTGGAGTTCGAGTTCGGGACGAACTTCGCGGCGTTCGCGGCGACGACGGGGGAACTGTTCGGGGGACCGCTGGCCGTCGAGGGGATGATGGCGTTCTTCCTCGAAGCGACGTTCCTCGGAATCTTCGTCTTCGGCCGCGAGCGGGTTTCTGACAGGTTGTATCTCCTCTCGTCTATTTTGGTCGGATTGGGAACGTGGCTTTCCGCGGTATGGATTCTGGTGGCGAACTCGTGGATGCAGACGCCGCGCGGGTTCGAGGTCGTCATGAGGAACGGCAATCCCATCGTCACCCTCGTGGACCCCATCGCCGCCTACGCCAACCCGCGGTTCCCGTGGATGTTCGTGCACATGCAAAACGCGGCCGTGCTCTCCGTCGCGCTGCTCATGGCGGGAATCGCGGCCTATCACATTCGAAGCGCGCGAACCGACGACGACCGCTTTTGGCGCGCGACGCTCAAAATCGCGCTCGTCGCGCTCATCATCACCGCCCCGCTGCAGGTGCTTCACGGCGACGCGTACGCCCGCCACATCTCGGTGACGCAACCCCAGAAGTTCGCCGCGATGGAGGCGGTTTGGGACACCGCAACCTACGTCCCCGAGTACATCGTCGCCTTCCCGACGTCGTTGAACGACATCCTCAATCCCCGCGCGAAGGACATCTTCGGCATCGGGATTCCGGGCGGAGCGTCGTGGCTCGCCAGCGGCGGCGACGCGCAGGCCGAAATCGTCGGCCTGAACGAGTTCGAAGGGTCGCCCCCGGTGGCAATCGTCTTCTGGTCGTTCCGGTTGATGGTCGCCATGGGCTTCTGGTTCATGCTCCTCGCGTTCTGGGGCGGCTACCGCTGGCGGACGGGCGAACTGTTCGAGGACGGACTCCTCCACAGGGCGTTCGTCTGGACGTCGCTGCTCGGGTTCTTCGCCGTCGAAACCGGCTGGGTCGTCACCGAGGTCGGTCGCCAACCGTGGGTCGTACAGGGCGTGATGAAGACGAGCGCGGGCGTTTCACCGGGGCTTTCGAGCACCGAAGCGACCCTGACGCTGCTCGGATTCGTCGCGGTGTACACCGCTCTGCTGGTCGTGTACGTGTACGTCATCCGTCGGATAATCCGCGGCGGCGCGCCCAAAATCGAACGCGCGCAGCGGGAGGCTCCCGGAAGCGAGGTGGCCGCGGATGATTGATCTCGCGGTGCTCTGGTTCGCGCTCGTGTTCGTCCTGCTCGGGACGTTCCTCTTCCTGGACGGGTTCGACTTCGGCGTCGGGTTGTTGTTCGCCACCCGCGACGACGAGGAGGAGCGCGAGACGCTGCTGGCCGCTATCGGGCCGATATGGGACGGTAACGAAGTGTGGCTCGTCGTGTTCGGCGGGGCGCTGTTCGCCGTCTTCCCGGCGGCGTACGCCGGACTGTTCAGCCGCCACTACCTCCTGATGTTCGCCATCCTCGGGGCGCTCATCCTCCGCGGTATCGCGCCCGAACTGTACGAACAGCGGTCGGACGACCGCTGGAAGCGTTGGTGGGGTCGGTCGTTCATCGTCGGCAGCGCGTTGTCACCGTTCCTGCTCGGCATGTTCGCCGCCAACTGGGTGCTCGGCGCATCGACCATCGTGTCGGTTCCCTCCCTCGCGTTCGGGTTGACGGTCGTCGCGCTCACGCTCGTTGAAGGAGCGGCGTTCCTCGGCCTGAAGACGCGCGGAACGCTCCGCGACGAGATGTCGGACTACAGCGCTCGCGCCGCGCTCGCGTACCTCGTGCTGGTCGTCGTCGTCATCGGCTACCTCGCGGCGACCCGCTCGGACCTTCACGGGGCGCTGCTGTCGCCGCTCTCGCTGGCGGCCGTCGTCGTCTCCGTCGCGCTGGTCGCGGGCGTCGTCCTCGC carries:
- a CDS encoding twin-arginine translocation signal domain-containing protein, whose protein sequence is MESKRHAQSRRRVLKRGALATAGVAFGVPSLVGQASAQDETEDCCKTCWMDVKPGCCPNTVNARADEPVTVYIGWPNVKPESVRLVPSSDRAPFESRRCQKYRNPKWRDISCADIDGLLSETDGRSAPACRVKNENVDGDADGDTVLTFCSCDLELCSSDRSLLLEAETGSGCRLLAVDSVKPVNC
- a CDS encoding succinate dehydrogenase/fumarate reductase iron-sulfur subunit, with product MSQQEGEMERQESEEEVEQAGRATESSPQQRRLERKARRRREREAEAERAAESRDESVHLKVFRYDPDVPEKQKPRFDHFYVPDKRGLTVLDALIYARDHFDSTLTVRHSCRQAICGSDAVFINGSQRLACQTQVSDLDSPVQVEPLPHQEVIKDLVVEMEHFYDQMHAVEPYFQTDEKPDDDLEEQRQSRENREEIKTATRCIWCGACMSSCNIAAGDNRYLGPAAINAAYRFAMDEREGESVTEHRLNLMDQEHGVWRCQTQFSCTNVCPKDIPLTQHIQELKREAVKKNLTFW
- the ctaD gene encoding cytochrome c oxidase subunit I, translating into MAALTTSLALSILMGGFLLVVLYFILQVEDWRSYTPTGGGFGRGEEQGVGYAQKPSGILRWLTTVDHKDIGILYGVYGLITFAWGGIGALLMRTELLSPDTMFLQAQSYNALMTTHGLTMLLLFGTPMIAAFANYFIPLLIGADDMAFPRINAIAFWLLPPAAILIWIGFPLGAIGSGIQPAQTSWTMYTPLSVQQPSPATDLMLLGLHLSGISTTMGAINFIATIFTERGSNIGWENLDLFSWTMVTQSGLILFAFPLLGSAIIMLLLDRNFGTTFFSPQGGGGPILWQHLFWFFGHPEVYILVLPPMGLVSLILPRFAGRKLFGFKFVVYSTLAIGVLSFGVWAHHMFATGIDPRIRLSFMAVSLAIAVPSAVKVFNWITTMWNGNIRLTAPMLFSIGFIQNFIIGGVTGIFLAAIPVDLVLHDTYYVVGHFHFIVMGAIGVALFAAFYYWFPIYSGKMYQKSLAHWHFWLTMIGTNVTFFAMLFLGYGGMPRRYATYLPQFTTWHQVATLGAFILGIGQFIFVWNIVQSWLEGPAVESGDPWALEEEGMLSPEWVWFENRRETALADGGDGDGDGLTDGGSDEATGGDD
- a CDS encoding DUF6684 family protein, whose product is MATYSVFDRETLLDIVVNIVPLIILGFFFVLFFVTSPYPPNELYRVLGLLLLVVPFVLLGLLTWVAAHYVG
- a CDS encoding MFS transporter; translated protein: MGTRVFGRFSRVADYDTLLLTAGLWFLAKFLRYALPALFPTFRTQFGVSNAFLGTVFTATMLGYSLMQFPSGVLADRFGAVRVIAAGAAVAAGGALVLGVAAPLAVLVGGMLLVGVGTGIHKTVSIRLLSREYPTRTGRALGLFDTLGAFGGVAAPAAVVLVTDAGNWHALFLAGAVEGFALGGGVLAYVPRRSSDAEDDGENGDSAGGDDSANPLAFRRYLDLFRSRRFTVFVGVTVCFSFAYNGVVAFLPLYLTDHGLSESAASLVYSALFAVSLVQVVTGDLSDRIGRLPLAVAVLAVAAGALGALSLAGTASAVVFGGIVVALGIGSHGFRPIRGAYLAATIPDDVAGGGLGLVRTLLMGVGALAPAVVGVVSDTTGFAAAFGLLAVVMSCAALLAVLTALIGT
- a CDS encoding DUF3592 domain-containing protein; translated protein: MSPDSKLSNALNTFDRTHLGALLLVVGIAVAGYGVYDYTQQSDAVADAVTVNATITDTGVERISRRRSSPDYKPTVAFDYRYRGESYTAHNIYPATITPSYDTKSKARSIIDGYETGDSVTAYVSPGSPSDGFLEAETTNEPLKFVLLAGGALILIGGKHVVDGLGWT
- a CDS encoding Gfo/Idh/MocA family protein, with protein sequence MSGQSPPEKLRVGVIGGGFIGTTVGRAFEEDPRSTVVALADVSEVARAEAGNALYVGQGSQYERYEAMLDAEELDAVLIGTPHAFHYEQVTAALDRGLHVLCDKPLTTDREKARELAERAETSDQVLMVGYQRHLNEAFVEARERWADSELTPRFISAEITQDWISRFEDTWRTDPDLSGGGNLYDTGSHLVDAVLWTTGLTPTSVQAEMKFADEDDRVDERAQLTVAFENGASASISVFSDAPCVREHIHVWDDEGAVYLEGRQWEPRQLTEIREDSTTVSPYIDQQRGEDKAAVFIDCIESGKTPPATARDAFAVTALTEAAYESARNGERVTVSLD